The DNA region GCCAGCGGATGTTCGCGCGTCAGCGTCTCGAGCGGCGCGAGCGCGGCGGCGAGCCGCTCGATGAGTTCGGCGGCGGCATCGAGCGCATCCTCATCGAGCAGCCAGCGCGGATCGCTTCTGTGCATGTCGTGACGGTTGGCGCGGAAATGCGCGAGCGCAGCTTTAAGCGCCGGCGTGCCGGGTTTCGGCCGCGGCCCGCGCAACAGCGCGCGCTCGAGCGCGGCAGTGGCCAGGTCATGCGCGCCCGGTTCTGCACCGAGCCGCAACAACGGATGCTTGAGCAGCGCGAGCAGCGTGACCGGTTCAAGGCCTTTGATTGCCGCCGCCGCGGCGAGCCGCGCGAAACGTCCCGCCGCCGTGTCGGCAAGGCTGTCGCCGCCGGAGTCGTCGACCGCGATGCGCCAGCGCTCGAGCGCGGCGAGCACGCGCCGCGCCAAAGCACGGTCCGGCGTCACCAGTGCCACGGTCTTCTGTGGCGGCTCGAGCGTCTCGCGGATTGCCACCGCTATGGCGAGCGTTTCCTCCTCGGCATTGGCGGCTTCGATCAGCGCCACGGTACCGAGCGCGGAATCGATCGCGCTGTTGAAGTCATCGGCCTTGCGCGAAAGCTGCCAATGCTCGGTCGTCGCCGCCGGCCGCAAGGCTTCCGATGCCAACGCCTCACGACCGCCGCCCGCGCCAAGCTGCGTCACCTCGGCGCGCGTGATGTTCATCCGCTGCAGCAACGCTTGCAGCGCGAACTGCGCATGGCCGGCCGACGGCGCGCCGTCATGCGTCTTGTCGCCGCCGTCGCCGGAAATGCGCTGCCACGATGTCTCGTCGAGATGCATGTCGAGGCCGGGCAGCACGACCGCGCCATGCGGCAGCGAGGCGATGGTGGCGAGCAGCTTAGCGGTCGCCGGCATCGAGCCGGTCGACCCCGCGGCGATCACCGGCGCATTGCTGCCGGCGAGGCGCTGCGCTTCCGCCTCGATCAACAGATCGCGCCGCTCGGCGGACTCGATGGCGCCGCGCTCGGCACGGATCGCCGGCCAGACCTCGCGCGCGATCTTCAAAAAGCGCAGCGAGAGCTGCCAATACGAGTCGAGATCGTCCGGCACCAAGGTGTCGAGCTTGTCCCACGACACCTGACGCGTCGTCATGTCGTCCATCAGCCGCGCGAGATCGTCGGCGAGTCCCAGCGCCGCCGACGGTGTGTTGGCGACGAGCGGCGAGCCGGCGGCGCTGCGCACCTCCGGCGAATTCGCCCACTTCAGGATCAACTCGGCGAGCAACAGCCGCCGCTCCAGCGGCTCGATCGCCGGCGGCAGGCTGAGCGCCGTTTCCGCCAATTCAGCGGTCGCGGCCTGCGCGAAGGCGATCTCGTCCTCGTCGAGATCGCCGAGCGGCACGATGCGTGGCAGGATCGCCGCGTCGCCGTCGAGACGGTCGAGGAAAACATCGCGCGCGAGGCGGCAGGCGCGCCGCGTCGGCAGATAGAGCGTCGCCCGCGCCAATTCCAACGGTTCGCGCGAGGCCGGAAAGCCGGGCACGAGCTTGCCCGCGCGCAACGCGTCGATCAGCACCGTGAGAAACGGCGCCGAGGCGGGGATGTTGAAGACGTTGGGACGAGTCGCCATGACGAAAGCATATACCCTGTCGTCCCGGGCGGCCGAGCGCTCGCGAGGGAGGCCCGGGACCCATACCCACTGTCCTCAGTTTGAGTCGAGAGCGTGGTGGTTATGGGCTCCGGCTCGCGGTCGCTACCGCTCGCTTGGCCGGGACGACAATCACTGCGCGCTGGCGATGATCGCCTTTTCCGCCTCGCCGACGGCGTCCGGCGTGCCGACATGCATCCACAGGCCTTCCAGCCGCAGGCCGTGCAGGCGGCCCGCTTCGGCGGCGCGGTCGAACAGATCGGTGAGCGAGAATTCGCCCTGCGGCGCATCCTTGAACAAAGCCGGCGACAGGATGGCGGCGCCGGCATAGACGAACGGCGCCACTTCGCGCTCGCTACGCCGCCGCAGCCGGCCGTCGCCTTGCATGATGAAGTCGCCGCGGCCGCTATAGCCGATGCTCCCCGTCGTCGATGCCAGCAGCAGCAGCGCGTCCATCGCGTCAGGATCGAAGGCTTCGGCGAGGCGCACGAGATTCGGCCGCACGCCGTCGATCCAGATGGTGTCGGAATTGATGTGGAAGAACGGTGCCGGCCCGAGCAGAGGCAATGCCTTGACCACGCCGCCGCCGGTGCCGAGCAAAAGGCCGCGCTCGTCCGACAGGACGATTGCCGGTTTCGCCCGGCCCTTCACATGCGCTTCGATCTGTTCGCCGAGATAATGCATGTTGACCACGGCGCGTTCGACGCCGGCCTCGGCGAGGCGGTCGAGCACGTGATCGAGCAGCGCCTTGCCGGCGACCTTCACCAGCGGCTTCGGCATGGTGTCGGTCAGCGGACGCATGCGCGTGCCGAGACCGGCGGCGAGCACCATGGCGGTTTGCGGAATCGTGTTCATGCGGCTCAAAGCGAATTCAGCGATGGCACATTGGCCCGGTACCAGGCCTGGAGCGGCCCCAGCGCGGGGTGCGCCAGCGATCGCTGCAGATAGCCCCATACGCGCGGCAGATGACGCAAATATTGCGGCTTGTGGTCGCGCTTCTCCAGGCGCGCGAAGATACCCAGAATCTTCGAGGCGCGTTGCGCCGCCATCGTGGCATAAAGCCGCGCGAAGGCGCCCGCGTCGAAGCCCGGATCGGCCGCGTGCCGCGCACGCAGGTAGCGCGTGAGCAAAGTCAGCTCGAGCTTCTCCGACACGTCGACGCGCGCGTCCTGCAGCAACGACGCGACGTCGTAAGCCGGCGGGCCCATCACCGCGTCCTGAAAATCCAAAAGGCCGATGCGTTTAATGCCTTCGCGTTCCGGCAGCCACAGGAGATTGGGCGAATGATAGTCGCGCAACACCCAGGTCGGCGCCGCTTCGATCGCGGGCTGGAGCGCCTCGCGCCAGAGGGCCACATATTCCGCGCGCTGCTCAGGTGCGGCCGGCGCCTGAAGCTTCGGCAGATACCAGTCGAGCAACAATTCGACTTCGATCAGCATCGCGCCGATATCGTAAGGCGGAACGGTGTAGATCACGCCCGGCGACACCGGCAAAGTGTCGGGCAGCTTCATCGCATGCAGCGCTGAAAGCACGTCCGTTGCCACGCCGTAACGCGCCTCGATCGGCACCGGCGGCTCGCCGTCGACCACCAATTCGTTGCCGAGATCTTCGAGCACGATCAGGCCGTCGCCGCTGTCGGCGGCGAAGATCTTCGGCGCCGAGAAGCCGCGTTCGTGGAGCGCCCGCGCGATCGCCATGAACGGCGTCACGGTTTCGGCAAGATGGGCAATGGCGCTGTAGGGCTTGCCGTCGCGCACCGGCGGTCCGTCCGGACGCTTGGGCGAATTCATCAGGATATAACTGGCGCCGTCGCGCACCAGCCGCTCGTAGGAGCGCGTGGAGGCATCGCCCTGAATACGAATGCGGCTTGCAACGCCGAAGCCGTTGCCGATCAGAAAGCGCCGGACGGTGTCGATGCGCTCCGCGCGCGCGGCGCAGCTGCCGTAGCCGGTGACATGCACATGGCGGAAGCTGCGCGCCTTGTCGGGGTCCAGCGTAAAGGCGATGTCGAAACGATCGGCCGCGAGCTGGCTGCCGGCACGGTCGGGCCACTCCAGCAGCGTCACCGCGTTGTCGCCGAACTCCTCGAAGCCGAGCTCGGTCAGTTCATCCGGTCCGGACAGACGATAGAGGTCGGCGTGGACCAGGTTGAAGCGCGGCAGCGTATAGGCCTGCATCAAGGTGAAGGTCGGGCTCGGCACCTCGATGGTCGGATTGTCGGCGAGATAGCGGATGAGCGCGCGGGCAAACGTCGTCTTGCCCGCGCCGAGGTCGCCCGACAGCGTGATGAGATCGCCGGCCTCGATGGCGCCGGCGATATCGGCCATCAGCCGATAGGTCGCCTGCTCGTCGGCGACCTCGACCGTGAAGCTGTAGCTGCCGCTCGTCGAGGGCATCGAATCATCCGTCTTAAGGGCCCTGCGCCCTTATAGACGGCACCGGCGGCCGGGGGCCAGCCGGTCGCCCTCAGGTCAGTTCCACCGTCAGCGGATTATAGGAGTAGAGCCACTTGTTGCGGTCCTTGCCCTCGTCGCGCTTGGCGAATTCGGCGCGGATCGCGGCTTCCGAATGCAGGTGGAAAAGCCGGCGGTTGTCGCTCGACTGCAGGACGATGCGCGACGTGCGTTCGATGCGGTTGCGCTGATAGAGCTGCAGCGCCGCGGCGATGTCGCTCTCCATGTTGAGCGCGCGCGCCAGCACGGCGCCGTCCTCGATCGCCATCACCGCGCCCTGCGCGAGATAGGGCAAGGTCGCATGCGCGGAATCGCCGAGCAGCGTGGTGCGCTCGGTGCTCCAGTTCTTGATCGGCAGCCGGTTGTGCAGCGACCAGCGGTAGCACTTGTCCTTGTCGGCCTTGTCGATGATGGTCTGGATCGCCGGATGCCAGCCGGCATAATCGGCCTTCAACTGCTCCCACGGCATCTTGAGCGTCCACGACTCGTCCGACACTTCGTCGGTTTCGACGATGCCGACGAAGTTCAACAGCGCGCCGCCGCGCAGGTAATAGCAGACGATGTGGCCGCCCGGGCCCATGAACACCGACATCACCTGCGGCAGGAAATCCTTCGGCAGACGCTCGACCGGGACGATGATGCGCCAGGCGGCGTCGCCGGTATAAGTCGCCGGCACTTCGCCGACGATCTGCTTGCGCACCACGGATTTCAGCCCATCCGCGCCGAGCAGTATGTCGCCCTTGGCCGACGAGCCGTCGGCGAAATTCAGCGTCACGCCGTCCGCCGTTTCGGTGAAGCCCGTGGCGCGCTTGTTGAGCTGCACCACATCCGGTTTGAAGGCGCGGGCACGATCGGCGAGGATGCCGTGGAAATCGGCGCGATGAAGCTGCGTGTAGGGCGCGCCGTGCAGGCGCTCGTGCTCCGCCGAAAGCGCGAAGCGTTGGATCAGCTCGCCGGTGTCGTGCAGGCGGAATTCGTAAGCCTCGGGACGCACGCCGACCTTGGTGATCGCCTCCTCGAGCCCCAGCGAGCGCAACGCGTGCATGGCGTTGGCCGAGATCTGGATGCCAGCCCCGACTTCCTCCAACTTCGGCGCTTGCTCGTAGACTTCGACGTCGTGGCCTTCTTTCATGAGAAAGGAAGCGGCCGCCAAACCGCCGAGGCCGGCACCGGCGATCAAGATCTTGTGCTTTGCCATCGTCTTCTTCTTTTCAAGCCGCGGCAAAAGTGCCGCAGGGCGGGGCTATTTCGCCTGTCCCGCCGCACGGATCAAGCGCCGATTGCGTGTGGCGGAAGGCGCGCCGGATTGCCCCAACCGCGACGCTTTACGCCCCAAACGGCCCCCACACACCGATGGGCAGCCGCCCGCATCGCCGTTCAAATTTGCACACGGGTGAATGTGAATTCGCGCAAGCCCCGCGCTGGCTCACGCGATCGTCATCGCGCGGGACGCCGCGTTCGCATTTGAGCGCAATCGCACCGCCAGTGAATCACGCGGGCTGTCAGCGCGTTGTCGTCGAGGGTCCTGTCACGGACATATCACCCCTGCGTCGCCGATATTGCCACGGGAATGTCACGGTTTCGCCCCGTCTGGACAGGAACACCTTCCGCTCGTGGACGTTTGCAAAACGATCACGCCTTTGCAGATCATCAAGGAGTTCTAGTATGCGCAAAGCACTTTTCGCCCTTCCGCTCGCGGCCGCGGCGGCATTTGCCACGCCCGCCCTGGCGCAGCCGTACGGCCACAACGATTACGCCTCCGCTGACGCCCGTGCGGCCGCGCCGTGGGTTCTTGGCACCGCGGCCGGCACTGCCGTCGCGCTCGGCGCCTATAACGGCTGGTACACGGGTTGGGGCGCGGCCGGCGCCGCGCTGCCGACCAGCGCTGTCGGCGCAGCCGCCGTTGGCGGCGTCGCGGCCATGGGCACCGTCGCCTTCATCGGCGGTTGGATGCAGCCGTGCAGCGGCTTCCAGGCGCTGTTCGATCTCAACCACGGCCGCTGCGTGAACGGTCAGTATGTGGGTGATCGGGTGAGCTACAACGAGCCCGGTCCGGACCGCCCCTACCGCCGTCACCATCACCGCCGTAGCTATCGCTGATGCCGACGGTCGCTTTCAGCTAAAGCGCATTGATGGCCGGGCTCACGCCCGGCCATCTTGCTATGAGCGTCTGAATTATGCCGCCGACTGCTTGGCCTGCTGCGCCACCGGAAAGACGCAGGTCACTGTCGTGCCTTGACCGAGCACGGAGTCGATCGTGACCGTGCCGCCATGCAGCTCGACGAACGACCGCACCAGTGACAGCCCCAGGCCCGGGCCGCGATGCTCCGACCCGCGCGGATCGGTCTCGAACCACTTGAACACCCTCTCCTTGTCCTCCGGCGGAATGCCGGGCCCGTGATCGATCACGGAGAACACCACCGCGTCCGGACGCCGCTCGGCGGCGAAGGTGATCGTCTCACCCTCCGGCGAGAAGCCGACCGCATTGGACAGGAGATTGAACAGGATCTGCCGCAGCCGCCGCTCGTCGGCGGTGAACGATCCGATCGTGGGCAGCGCGCGGATGTCGAGCGTGATGTTGCTCTTGACGAGCCGGTCCTGCACGCCTTCGGCGGCCGCCACCATGCTGGCGCGGATATCGACCTCGCCGAGATTGAGCGTCATTGCGCCCGCATCGATGGTGGCAAGGTCGAGGATGTTGTTGATGATCGCGAGCAGCGCGTTGGTCGAAGTGGTGATGTAACCGAGATATTCGCGCTGCTTTTCGGTGAGCGGGCCGAAGGCCGCGTCGCCGAGGATGTGCGCGAAGCCGATGATGTTGGTCAGCGGCGAGCGCAGTTCGTACGACACGTGGTGCACGAAATCGATCTTGATCGAGTCGGCGGCCACTAGCGCTTCGTTGCGCTCGCGTAGCGCGCGCTCGACATTCACCGTGTCGGACACGTCCTGGAAGGTAACCAACGTGGCGCCGTCCGGCAGCGGCATCGTGGTCACATCGATCATCATGCCGTCGCGACGCTCGATGCGCGCCACCAGGGGCTCGCGGCCGTCGATGGCCGTCACCGCCCCGCGCAGATTGCGCCAGATGAGATTGTCGTCGTGCTGCACCTGACACCAGGCGGTCACCGCCTCGACGTGCGGGTGCTGATCGAGCGCCTCCGGCGTCAGCTTCCACATGCGCTGGAAGGCCGGATTGTGCAGGCGCACGCGGCCGTCCGAGCCGAACACCGCCACCGCCTCGGCAAGATGGTCGAGCGTCTCGCTCTGCACCTTGATGAGCGCGTCGTAGCGCCGGTGCATATCGAGGCCTTCGGTCACGTCATCGTAGAGATAAGTGACGCCGCCTTCGGGATTGGGCGTGGTGACGACGCGCATCGTGCGGTTATCGGGCAGGTGCCACATATGCTCCTGCGGCTCGACGGCGCGATAGGCTTCGTAAAGCTGCTGCTTCCATTCCCGGAAATTCTGCTGCTCCGGCAGCTTGCGGTTCGCGCGCAAGGTGTCGAGAACGGCCGAATCGGTTGGGTTCTGATCGAGGAAGCCGGCATTGAGCTCGAACAGCGAGCGGAAGGCGGCGTTGTAGAAGATCAGTTTGCGATCGACATTGAAGATGGCGACGCCGGTCGCGAGCTGATCGAGCACGCGGCGATGCGCCTCCACCATGCGCGCGAGTTCGCCGCGCATGCCTTCGGCCTCGGTGCGGTCGAGCGCCATGCCGACGCTGCCTTTGCCGGCCGGCGCATCGACCACGTCGAAGATGCGGCGTTCGCCGGCCGCGATCGCCGGGACGCGCCCTGCATACGTTTCGTTGGCCGCGCGGGCGCGCACGACCTCGGCGCGCGCGTTGCGATCGAGCAATTCCAGCGAGCGCGAAACGGCGTCGGTCGGATCGGTGGCCTCGACGGCGCGCGCATAAGCCTCGTTCACGAACACCAACTGGCCGTGCTGGTCGCGTGCCCATACCGGGGCGGGCAGCGAGTCGAGCAGCTCCCGCATCGTTGCGACGTCGCTCGACAGCTTTTCGTGACGGGCGGCAAGTTCAATCAAATCGCGCTCGAAGCCACTGACGTCGCGCAGACGCAGGATGGCGCTGCCGCCGACGGCGCGGCCTTCCGCTTCGATGGGACGGCCGATCCGCGTCGTCAGATTCATGACGAAGCCATGGCCCTCGCTGCGCAGCCGTTCGACCGCGTGCTCCATCTGCTGCGCCGCCGCCGGCTCGAGCCATGTGCCAAACGCAAGGACGCGCTCGGGCACACCGCCGGGCACGACGATCGACGTCTCGCCGAGAATGTCCGGCGCATCGGCCGCGGCAGCCCAGGCGACCAACACCTGCGGTTCGGCCATCAGCATGGCCTTGAGCCGATCGATCTCGGAGTGCAGCGCCATCGCTTCGTCGCGCGACACGCTCTCGAGCAAGCTGTTGCGACGGCGCGCACGCATCAGCGCCACGGTGGAGAGAACGGCGAAGCAGCCCAGGCCCAGGGTCAAGGTGAGCGTCGCCATCTCCTGGCTGCCAAAGGCACCGGCGAGCGAGCGCAGCGGCTCGATCACCGCAAGCGCAGGGCCGACGCTGGCGCGCGCCGGCGTCAGGAACGTCCCACAAAGGTTTATGGTTGCGAAGGCGGTTAAGAATCCGCCTCGCCACGGACGAGAACGCAGCCTCTCGTTCGCCGTCCGGATTATCTCCGGCATATTCGGGCCTGCCCCAGGAATTGCGAGCGGTGTCCGCCACACCATTCGCGAATCACAAGACTTTAGCGCCCGGGGGACTCCTGCCGAAAGAGTCCAGACCGTGAACGGGTAAAGAAGCGGCGCGCGACGCGAAATTACTTCGCCGGAGCAGCGCGCTTGGCCATGTCTTCGACGTTGATCTTGCCGAGCGCGGCCGAGAATGTGCGCTCGGCTTCGATGAGCGCCGGCTGCACCACCTCGCTGACGATCGACGACGGCGGCAGCGGTGGATCTTCCGCCTCTTCGGCGCGGCTCGCGGCGCGCAGAATTTCGTCGACGGTGATGCGGCTCTGCTCGCGCGCGATCTCGTAGCCGCCATGCGGCCCACGGATGCCCTTGAGGATGCCCTCACGCACCAATGCCTGCAGCACCGGCTCGAGATGGCGCGGTGGAAGCTTGTGACGCGCCGCCAAGGCCTTCGCCGACACCGGCCGGCCGCGGGCGTTAATGGCAACGTCGATGACAGCAGCTATCGCAAGAATGCCCTTGCGAGAAACGAGCGGCATTGGACAGCACCAGTCGCACTTGCAACGATGCTAGAGGTAATAGATTACAGCTAGTCTCACGTCCAGCGTTCAATTTTAAAAAATTTCCTCAACCTCCGGTAGAACCAAAACCGCCGGCGCCGCGCGCCGTCTCGTCGAGCGACGCCACTTCGCGCAGCACCATCTGCAAAACCGGCGCGACGATCATTTGCGCGATGCGCATGCCGCGCGTGACGACGACCGGATCGCCGCCGTGATTGACGAGCAACACCTGCACTTCACCACGATAATCGGCATCGATCGTTCCCGGCGCATTGAGCACGGTCAGGCCGTGTTTCACGGCAAGGCCCGAGCGCGGCCGCACCTGCGCTTCCGTCCCGACGGGCAGCGCAA from Pseudolabrys taiwanensis includes:
- a CDS encoding RrF2 family transcriptional regulator, with protein sequence MPLVSRKGILAIAAVIDVAINARGRPVSAKALAARHKLPPRHLEPVLQALVREGILKGIRGPHGGYEIAREQSRITVDEILRAASRAEEAEDPPLPPSSIVSEVVQPALIEAERTFSAALGKINVEDMAKRAAPAK
- a CDS encoding PAS-domain containing protein; translated protein: MPEIIRTANERLRSRPWRGGFLTAFATINLCGTFLTPARASVGPALAVIEPLRSLAGAFGSQEMATLTLTLGLGCFAVLSTVALMRARRRNSLLESVSRDEAMALHSEIDRLKAMLMAEPQVLVAWAAAADAPDILGETSIVVPGGVPERVLAFGTWLEPAAAQQMEHAVERLRSEGHGFVMNLTTRIGRPIEAEGRAVGGSAILRLRDVSGFERDLIELAARHEKLSSDVATMRELLDSLPAPVWARDQHGQLVFVNEAYARAVEATDPTDAVSRSLELLDRNARAEVVRARAANETYAGRVPAIAAGERRIFDVVDAPAGKGSVGMALDRTEAEGMRGELARMVEAHRRVLDQLATGVAIFNVDRKLIFYNAAFRSLFELNAGFLDQNPTDSAVLDTLRANRKLPEQQNFREWKQQLYEAYRAVEPQEHMWHLPDNRTMRVVTTPNPEGGVTYLYDDVTEGLDMHRRYDALIKVQSETLDHLAEAVAVFGSDGRVRLHNPAFQRMWKLTPEALDQHPHVEAVTAWCQVQHDDNLIWRNLRGAVTAIDGREPLVARIERRDGMMIDVTTMPLPDGATLVTFQDVSDTVNVERALRERNEALVAADSIKIDFVHHVSYELRSPLTNIIGFAHILGDAAFGPLTEKQREYLGYITTSTNALLAIINNILDLATIDAGAMTLNLGEVDIRASMVAAAEGVQDRLVKSNITLDIRALPTIGSFTADERRLRQILFNLLSNAVGFSPEGETITFAAERRPDAVVFSVIDHGPGIPPEDKERVFKWFETDPRGSEHRGPGLGLSLVRSFVELHGGTVTIDSVLGQGTTVTCVFPVAQQAKQSAA
- the tsaE gene encoding tRNA (adenosine(37)-N6)-threonylcarbamoyltransferase complex ATPase subunit type 1 TsaE, which codes for MPSTSGSYSFTVEVADEQATYRLMADIAGAIEAGDLITLSGDLGAGKTTFARALIRYLADNPTIEVPSPTFTLMQAYTLPRFNLVHADLYRLSGPDELTELGFEEFGDNAVTLLEWPDRAGSQLAADRFDIAFTLDPDKARSFRHVHVTGYGSCAARAERIDTVRRFLIGNGFGVASRIRIQGDASTRSYERLVRDGASYILMNSPKRPDGPPVRDGKPYSAIAHLAETVTPFMAIARALHERGFSAPKIFAADSGDGLIVLEDLGNELVVDGEPPVPIEARYGVATDVLSALHAMKLPDTLPVSPGVIYTVPPYDIGAMLIEVELLLDWYLPKLQAPAAPEQRAEYVALWREALQPAIEAAPTWVLRDYHSPNLLWLPEREGIKRIGLLDFQDAVMGPPAYDVASLLQDARVDVSEKLELTLLTRYLRARHAADPGFDAGAFARLYATMAAQRASKILGIFARLEKRDHKPQYLRHLPRVWGYLQRSLAHPALGPLQAWYRANVPSLNSL
- the dut gene encoding dUTP diphosphatase — translated: MRLPHGYDLPLPAYQTAHAAGADLLAAVPDDAPLTIAPGSRALVPTGIAIALPVGTEAQVRPRSGLAVKHGLTVLNAPGTIDADYRGEVQVLLVNHGGDPVVVTRGMRIAQMIVAPVLQMVLREVASLDETARGAGGFGSTGG
- a CDS encoding FAD-dependent monooxygenase, which translates into the protein MAKHKILIAGAGLGGLAAASFLMKEGHDVEVYEQAPKLEEVGAGIQISANAMHALRSLGLEEAITKVGVRPEAYEFRLHDTGELIQRFALSAEHERLHGAPYTQLHRADFHGILADRARAFKPDVVQLNKRATGFTETADGVTLNFADGSSAKGDILLGADGLKSVVRKQIVGEVPATYTGDAAWRIIVPVERLPKDFLPQVMSVFMGPGGHIVCYYLRGGALLNFVGIVETDEVSDESWTLKMPWEQLKADYAGWHPAIQTIIDKADKDKCYRWSLHNRLPIKNWSTERTTLLGDSAHATLPYLAQGAVMAIEDGAVLARALNMESDIAAALQLYQRNRIERTSRIVLQSSDNRRLFHLHSEAAIRAEFAKRDEGKDRNKWLYSYNPLTVELT
- the addB gene encoding double-strand break repair protein AddB, whose amino-acid sequence is MATRPNVFNIPASAPFLTVLIDALRAGKLVPGFPASREPLELARATLYLPTRRACRLARDVFLDRLDGDAAILPRIVPLGDLDEDEIAFAQAATAELAETALSLPPAIEPLERRLLLAELILKWANSPEVRSAAGSPLVANTPSAALGLADDLARLMDDMTTRQVSWDKLDTLVPDDLDSYWQLSLRFLKIAREVWPAIRAERGAIESAERRDLLIEAEAQRLAGSNAPVIAAGSTGSMPATAKLLATIASLPHGAVVLPGLDMHLDETSWQRISGDGGDKTHDGAPSAGHAQFALQALLQRMNITRAEVTQLGAGGGREALASEALRPAATTEHWQLSRKADDFNSAIDSALGTVALIEAANAEEETLAIAVAIRETLEPPQKTVALVTPDRALARRVLAALERWRIAVDDSGGDSLADTAAGRFARLAAAAAIKGLEPVTLLALLKHPLLRLGAEPGAHDLATAALERALLRGPRPKPGTPALKAALAHFRANRHDMHRSDPRWLLDEDALDAAAELIERLAAALAPLETLTREHPLATLATGHRQAIVALAGEEAFDGVDGRALVDALDDLIASPSAQSLAIARGDYPDVFQAAIGDRVVRRPETRDVRVHIYGPLEARLQTVDRVILGGLNEATWPPETRSDPWLSRPMRRDLGLDPPERRIGLSAHDFAQALGMNEVILTRAQKLAGAPTVTSRFVQRIGALAGEARWQRVIARGDQYLELVRALDQPAQVKAVARPEPKPPLEARPTRLSVTAIEDWLRDPYTIYARYILRLMPLDAVDTPPGARDRGTIIHGAIGDYTRIFADGAPADPMKELTALGDERFKPLADYPEARAFWWPRYERIAQWFAQWDGARRASIASLYAEIKGELKFEIGDRTFTLSAVADRIEKRTDGTYAIVDYKTGQARTEKQVRTGLAPQLTLEAAILRAGGFKDVAPGSVSAITYVTLKGGEPAGKEQPIDFKEGTPDTQAEHALAKLKALATTFENKDAPYLSLVHPMWRTHYGDYDHLARVKEWSLTGGADEGEG
- a CDS encoding nucleotidyltransferase family protein; translated protein: MNTIPQTAMVLAAGLGTRMRPLTDTMPKPLVKVAGKALLDHVLDRLAEAGVERAVVNMHYLGEQIEAHVKGRAKPAIVLSDERGLLLGTGGGVVKALPLLGPAPFFHINSDTIWIDGVRPNLVRLAEAFDPDAMDALLLLASTTGSIGYSGRGDFIMQGDGRLRRRSEREVAPFVYAGAAILSPALFKDAPQGEFSLTDLFDRAAEAGRLHGLRLEGLWMHVGTPDAVGEAEKAIIASAQ